A region of Vibrio chagasii DNA encodes the following proteins:
- the ebgR gene encoding transcriptional regulator EbgR has protein sequence MATLKDIATEANVSLATVSRVLNEDPTLSVKEETKRRIFEIAEKLEYKTSSSRKTVSSKKQHHHFLALYNYKQEAEVNDPYYLSIRHGIETQCEKMDIDLTNCYESKIQTNSSQVTGILLVGRMTQEVIEQAKKLTDNICYVDFTDHSEPYDSVDIDLARISKEITNFFINQGYERIGFIGGQDDINTSDIREIAFAEYGGLKNVVSEQDIYRGDFSSSSGYKLAKQMLESGDYPKAMFIASDSIAIGVLRAVHEHGLSIPDDIALISVNDIPTAKFTFPSLSTVRIHSELMGIQGVNLLIEKSRDGRTIPLRVYVPSKLKLRDTTK, from the coding sequence ATGGCAACGTTAAAAGATATCGCGACTGAAGCTAATGTTTCATTAGCTACCGTTTCTCGGGTTCTCAATGAAGATCCTACATTAAGCGTCAAGGAAGAGACCAAAAGGCGTATCTTTGAAATTGCAGAGAAGCTGGAGTACAAAACGAGCAGCTCACGTAAAACGGTTAGCAGCAAAAAGCAGCACCACCACTTCCTTGCACTATATAACTACAAGCAAGAAGCGGAAGTTAACGACCCTTACTACCTATCAATTCGTCACGGTATCGAGACTCAGTGCGAAAAGATGGATATCGACCTAACCAACTGTTATGAAAGTAAAATACAGACCAACTCAAGCCAAGTTACTGGTATTTTACTCGTAGGAAGAATGACTCAAGAAGTTATCGAGCAAGCGAAAAAGCTTACGGATAACATCTGTTACGTTGACTTTACTGATCACTCAGAACCTTATGATTCTGTTGATATCGATCTCGCTCGTATCAGCAAAGAAATCACCAATTTCTTCATCAACCAAGGTTATGAACGCATTGGTTTCATCGGTGGCCAGGACGATATCAACACCTCTGATATTCGCGAGATCGCCTTCGCAGAGTACGGCGGTTTGAAGAACGTTGTTAGCGAACAAGACATCTACCGAGGCGACTTCTCTAGCTCTTCTGGCTACAAACTGGCGAAGCAGATGTTAGAAAGTGGCGACTACCCAAAAGCGATGTTTATTGCATCAGATTCAATCGCAATCGGTGTTTTACGTGCAGTTCATGAGCATGGATTAAGCATTCCTGATGATATTGCGCTCATCAGTGTAAACGACATCCCAACAGCTAAATTTACCTTCCCATCTTTATCAACAGTTCGTATTCACTCTGAACTGATGGGAATTCAAGGTGTTAACTTATTGATTGAGAAATCTCGTGATGGCAGAACCATCCCATTACGAGTGTATGTACCAAGCAAACTCAAGCTAAGAGACACAACAAAATAA
- the galM gene encoding galactose-1-epimerase: protein MTQAQSLHQSMTATQAYDGQPAQLVTLSNIHGMEVTFMDIGATWLSCILPVKGNSREVLLGVNSMENFDKQASYLGATVGRYANRIANGRFKIDGKTYKLETNQAGNTLHGGPNGFDKRRWSITEQTEASVAFSLVSVDGDQGFPGKLNVSVRYELTEDNRVSLEYTATADKATPVNLTNHAYFNLLGAEAGHDCLSHIVSINASQFLPTNSVGIPLGNLKSVKSTSFDFNQPMMISERLLGDEQQKAAKGYDHSFLLADGCKGTQCAATVTSPDALVTLKVFSTKPAMQLYTGNWLGGTPNRSGGSYEDYAGLALETQFLPDSPNHPEWKQDSCILQPEQEYRYRTCYQFEFSGDSSN, encoded by the coding sequence ATGACACAAGCGCAGAGCCTGCATCAATCCATGACAGCAACGCAAGCCTATGATGGCCAGCCCGCTCAGCTTGTCACACTGTCGAATATACATGGCATGGAAGTGACATTCATGGATATTGGTGCCACATGGTTGAGCTGTATTTTGCCAGTAAAAGGAAACAGTCGAGAAGTGCTATTGGGTGTGAACTCAATGGAGAATTTCGACAAGCAAGCCAGCTATTTGGGGGCGACAGTTGGTCGTTATGCTAACCGCATTGCTAATGGTCGTTTCAAGATTGATGGCAAGACTTATAAGCTGGAAACAAACCAAGCGGGCAACACCTTACATGGTGGTCCGAATGGTTTTGATAAACGTCGTTGGAGTATTACAGAGCAGACTGAAGCATCGGTTGCGTTTAGCTTAGTGTCAGTTGATGGCGACCAAGGCTTTCCGGGGAAGTTGAACGTGTCGGTTCGATATGAGCTAACCGAAGACAATCGAGTTTCTCTCGAATACACAGCAACTGCAGATAAAGCAACGCCAGTCAATCTGACCAACCATGCGTACTTCAATCTATTGGGGGCAGAAGCTGGGCACGACTGCTTGTCACATATTGTGAGTATCAACGCGTCTCAGTTCTTACCGACGAACTCGGTAGGCATTCCATTAGGTAACCTGAAATCGGTGAAATCAACCAGCTTTGACTTCAATCAGCCTATGATGATCTCCGAGCGTCTATTGGGGGATGAGCAGCAGAAAGCCGCCAAGGGTTACGATCACTCTTTCTTGTTGGCTGACGGTTGTAAGGGGACTCAATGTGCTGCGACCGTGACTTCGCCAGATGCGCTCGTCACTTTAAAAGTATTTTCAACCAAACCTGCGATGCAGCTATACACAGGAAACTGGCTTGGTGGTACACCAAACCGTAGTGGTGGTAGCTATGAAGATTACGCAGGGTTGGCATTAGAAACCCAGTTCTTACCTGACTCTCCTAACCACCCAGAGTGGAAGCAGGACAGTTGTATTCTCCAGCCTGAACAAGAATACCGCTACCGTACCTGTTACCAGTTTGAATTTTCGGGGGATTCTTCAAACTAG
- the ebgA gene encoding beta-galactosidase subunit alpha, translating into MNNWENFLNLHENRMAPRAYFFSYASEKTAKTFQRELSSHFQLLSGQWNFSYFTNPLLVPEEFYSQEMSDWGHITVPNMWQMEGHGDLQYTDEGFPFPIDVPFVPSDNPTGAYQRSFFLGESWNDKQTIIKFDGVETYFEVYVNGDYVGFSKGSRLTAEFDISSHVKAGNNLLSIRVMQWADSTYIEDQDMWWTGGIFRDVYLVGKEQLHVQDLTVRTDFDDAYQSATLSCNVALENLAAATNATLEYALLDGSQVISQGSVDNLTVPNQQTGGNANTQFSIDVVNPVQWSAENPYLYQLLLTLKDADGKVLEVIPQRVGFRDIKVRDGLFYINNKYVMLHGVNRHDNDHLKGRAVGMDRVEKDLVLMKQHNINSVRTAHYPNDPRFYELCDIYGLFVMGETDVETHGFANVGDLSRITNDAAWEAVFVERIERHIHAQKNHPSIIMWSLGNESGYGCNIRAMYDAAKSIDDTRLVHYEEDRDAEVVDVISTMYSRAQLMNAFGEYPHEKPRIICEYAHAMGNGPGGLTEYQNVFYKHDAIQGHYVWEWCDHGILARDEAGTEFYKYGGDYGDYPNNYNFCMDGLIYPDQTPGPGLKEYKQVIAPVKIRDFNSEDGTFTVDNKLWFSNIDDYTITAEVRAEGETIAVQHIKVEELAENSSRELTLNLPELDEREVFVNFTVRKDSRTPYSEANHDIAVYQFQVKENTAQLEAFTNNNATALNVEESRLAYLIKGHNFALNFSKVNGKLTSWLVNGEEMIKSEPRINFFKPMIDNHKQEHDGYWEPAHLQIMQEHFRTLNVEENNGKVEITTTSIIAPPVFDFGMRCEYRYQVNAEGQLNVELSGERYGEYPHVIPVIGFDMGINGDFDQVQYYGRGPEENYQDSKQANMIDVYQSTVADMFENYPFPQNNGNRQHVRWAALSSRAGNGIAVKPQQEINFSAWFYTNQNLHQAQHTIELEKSGYITLNLDHQVMGLGSNSWGSEVLDSYRVYMDEFRYGLTLIPFQAGDCDAQHLINHNFGDEFFTANAPKAQPQLNEA; encoded by the coding sequence GTGAACAACTGGGAAAACTTCCTTAACTTACATGAGAACCGTATGGCACCACGTGCTTACTTCTTCTCATACGCATCAGAAAAAACAGCTAAAACATTTCAACGTGAACTAAGCAGTCACTTCCAACTACTGAGTGGTCAATGGAATTTCAGCTACTTCACTAACCCGCTCTTGGTTCCTGAAGAGTTTTACTCTCAAGAGATGAGCGATTGGGGCCATATTACGGTACCAAACATGTGGCAGATGGAAGGCCACGGCGATCTTCAATACACAGATGAAGGTTTCCCATTCCCGATTGATGTACCTTTCGTACCGTCAGATAACCCAACTGGCGCATACCAACGCTCTTTCTTCCTTGGCGAAAGCTGGAACGACAAACAGACCATCATCAAGTTTGATGGTGTAGAGACTTACTTTGAAGTTTACGTAAACGGTGACTATGTCGGTTTCAGTAAGGGCAGCCGTCTGACTGCTGAATTCGATATCTCTAGCCACGTAAAAGCAGGCAACAACCTACTTTCTATTCGCGTGATGCAGTGGGCAGATTCCACTTACATTGAAGACCAAGACATGTGGTGGACAGGCGGTATCTTCCGTGATGTTTACCTTGTTGGTAAAGAACAACTTCATGTTCAAGATCTAACGGTTCGCACTGATTTTGACGACGCTTACCAAAGCGCTACCCTTTCGTGCAACGTTGCTCTAGAAAACCTAGCAGCAGCGACAAACGCAACCCTTGAGTACGCATTGCTTGATGGCAGCCAAGTTATCTCCCAAGGCTCAGTAGATAACTTAACGGTTCCTAACCAACAAACTGGCGGCAATGCGAACACTCAATTCTCTATCGATGTAGTGAACCCAGTTCAATGGAGCGCTGAAAACCCATACCTTTACCAATTACTGCTGACGCTAAAAGATGCAGACGGCAAAGTGCTAGAAGTGATTCCACAACGTGTTGGTTTCCGTGACATTAAAGTTCGCGATGGTCTGTTCTACATCAACAACAAATACGTGATGCTGCACGGCGTAAACCGTCATGACAACGACCACCTAAAAGGTCGCGCAGTTGGCATGGATCGCGTTGAGAAAGACCTAGTATTGATGAAGCAACACAACATCAACTCAGTACGTACCGCGCACTACCCGAACGACCCTCGCTTCTACGAGCTATGTGATATCTACGGCCTATTTGTTATGGGCGAAACCGATGTCGAAACACATGGTTTTGCTAACGTTGGCGACTTAAGCCGCATCACTAACGATGCAGCATGGGAAGCTGTGTTTGTTGAACGTATCGAACGTCATATCCACGCTCAGAAGAACCACCCTTCTATCATCATGTGGTCGCTAGGCAACGAGTCAGGCTACGGCTGCAACATCCGTGCTATGTACGATGCAGCAAAATCGATTGATGACACTCGTTTAGTTCACTACGAAGAAGACCGTGATGCAGAAGTAGTTGATGTTATCTCTACGATGTACTCACGTGCTCAACTAATGAATGCCTTCGGCGAGTACCCACACGAAAAACCACGCATTATCTGTGAATACGCACACGCAATGGGTAACGGCCCAGGCGGCTTAACTGAATACCAAAACGTGTTCTACAAGCATGATGCAATTCAAGGTCACTACGTTTGGGAATGGTGTGATCACGGAATCTTAGCTCGTGATGAAGCGGGTACTGAATTCTACAAATACGGCGGTGACTACGGGGACTACCCGAACAACTACAACTTCTGCATGGACGGTTTGATCTACCCAGACCAAACACCGGGCCCAGGCTTAAAAGAGTACAAACAGGTTATCGCACCAGTGAAGATCCGCGACTTCAATTCAGAAGACGGCACCTTCACCGTTGATAACAAGCTGTGGTTCTCAAACATTGATGACTACACCATCACTGCAGAAGTTCGTGCTGAAGGCGAAACCATTGCAGTACAACACATCAAGGTTGAAGAGTTGGCTGAAAACTCTAGCCGCGAACTGACACTTAACTTGCCAGAGCTTGATGAGCGCGAAGTATTTGTGAACTTTACTGTGCGCAAAGATTCTCGCACGCCTTACAGCGAAGCGAACCACGACATCGCGGTGTACCAATTCCAAGTGAAAGAGAATACAGCACAGCTAGAGGCCTTCACCAACAACAATGCAACGGCACTGAATGTTGAAGAGTCTCGTCTCGCTTACCTAATCAAAGGCCATAACTTCGCACTGAACTTCTCGAAAGTGAACGGCAAGCTGACGTCATGGTTAGTCAATGGCGAAGAGATGATTAAGTCAGAACCACGAATCAACTTCTTCAAACCAATGATCGATAACCATAAGCAAGAGCACGATGGTTACTGGGAGCCTGCACACCTACAGATCATGCAAGAGCACTTCCGCACGCTTAACGTGGAAGAGAACAACGGCAAGGTAGAGATCACGACCACCAGCATCATTGCTCCACCAGTATTCGACTTCGGTATGCGTTGTGAATACCGCTACCAAGTTAATGCTGAAGGCCAATTGAACGTTGAGCTAAGCGGCGAACGTTACGGTGAGTACCCTCATGTGATTCCAGTGATTGGTTTTGATATGGGCATCAATGGCGACTTCGACCAAGTTCAATACTACGGTCGCGGCCCTGAAGAAAACTACCAAGACAGCAAGCAAGCCAACATGATTGATGTGTACCAATCAACGGTTGCAGACATGTTCGAGAACTACCCGTTCCCACAAAACAACGGCAACCGCCAACATGTTCGTTGGGCTGCGCTTTCAAGCCGAGCGGGTAATGGTATTGCAGTAAAACCACAGCAAGAAATCAACTTCAGCGCATGGTTCTACACCAATCAAAACCTGCACCAAGCACAACACACCATTGAGCTAGAGAAAAGCGGTTACATCACGCTAAACCTAGATCACCAAGTGATGGGCTTAGGCTCTAACTCTTGGGGCAGCGAAGTGCTCGACTCTTACCGCGTGTACATGGACGAGTTCCGCTACGGCTTAACTCTGATTCCATTCCAAGCAGGCGATTGCGACGCACAGCACCTAATCAATCACAACTTTGGCGATGAGTTTTTTACGGCGAATGCTCCAAAAGCTCAACCACAACTGAACGAGGCATAA
- the galK gene encoding galactokinase → MSDLIQNVKTSFEQVLGYQATHIVQAPGRVNLIGEHTDYNDGFVLPCAINYQTVVAAAKRDDNIVRVVSVDYDNAVDEFDITQEITFQQDKMWANYIRGVVKCLLARGYQFNGADISVSGNVPQGAGLSSSAALEVVIGQTFKVLYNLEISQAEIALNGQQAENEFVGCNCGIMDQMISAEGQANHAMLLDCRSLETQAVSMPEDMAVVIINSNKKRGLVDSEYNTRREQCEEAARLFGVLALRDVTIEQFKAKESELDEMVAKRARHVITENDRTVEAAQALRTHDMKRMGELMAESHASMRDDFEITVKEIDVLVEMVKEVIGDQGGVRMTGGGFGGCIVALAPPALVDEIKATVEQKYQAATGLKESIYVCQAKDGAGLVEVI, encoded by the coding sequence ATGTCTGATCTAATCCAAAACGTGAAAACATCTTTTGAGCAAGTCCTTGGTTACCAAGCGACTCACATCGTTCAAGCGCCTGGTCGTGTGAACCTAATTGGTGAGCATACCGACTACAACGATGGTTTTGTCCTGCCGTGTGCCATTAACTACCAAACCGTAGTGGCGGCAGCAAAACGTGACGACAATATCGTACGAGTAGTATCGGTTGATTACGATAATGCGGTAGACGAATTCGATATCACGCAAGAGATTACCTTCCAACAAGACAAGATGTGGGCGAACTACATTCGTGGCGTAGTTAAGTGTTTACTGGCTCGCGGTTACCAATTCAACGGCGCAGATATTTCAGTATCAGGTAATGTACCTCAAGGTGCTGGTTTGAGTTCATCGGCGGCACTAGAAGTGGTGATTGGTCAAACGTTCAAGGTGCTTTACAACCTAGAGATCTCACAAGCAGAAATCGCACTAAACGGCCAGCAAGCCGAGAACGAATTTGTTGGTTGTAACTGCGGCATCATGGACCAAATGATCTCGGCGGAAGGGCAAGCGAATCACGCGATGCTTTTGGATTGCCGTAGCCTAGAAACTCAAGCGGTTTCAATGCCAGAAGACATGGCGGTGGTGATCATCAACTCAAACAAGAAGCGTGGCTTGGTAGACAGTGAATACAACACACGCCGTGAGCAATGTGAAGAAGCCGCTCGTCTGTTTGGTGTTCTAGCCCTGCGTGATGTAACGATTGAGCAGTTTAAAGCGAAAGAGTCTGAATTGGATGAGATGGTTGCTAAGCGTGCTCGTCACGTGATTACCGAGAATGACCGCACGGTGGAAGCGGCTCAAGCTCTGCGCACTCACGATATGAAACGTATGGGTGAGCTCATGGCAGAGTCACATGCGTCAATGCGTGATGACTTTGAAATCACAGTCAAAGAGATCGACGTGTTGGTTGAGATGGTCAAAGAAGTGATTGGCGATCAAGGTGGCGTGCGTATGACGGGCGGCGGTTTCGGTGGCTGTATTGTGGCGTTGGCTCCACCTGCTTTAGTCGATGAAATCAAAGCAACAGTAGAGCAAAAATATCAAGCAGCGACCGGACTAAAAGAATCGATTTATGTGTGCCAAGCGAAAGACGGCGCTGGTCTAGTTGAAGTAATCTAA
- a CDS encoding gamma-glutamylcyclotransferase yields the protein MYIFGYGSLINSSSRQLTGQTGQAIPAIVHGLVRHWSKIDDSYVLSPLIVNLGEGQVNGVLLEVDEIALAEFDRRERGYHRIELKADQIESQTEFKEDQSIWVYVKDEIEAPCENSPIVQTYVDTVMAGCLEVSESFAAHFVKHTQGWHHPLENDRHQPKYGNLAGVSEHHHSVIDGLILSARG from the coding sequence ATGTATATTTTTGGTTATGGCAGCTTGATCAACTCTTCTTCTCGTCAACTTACCGGTCAAACGGGTCAAGCAATCCCAGCAATTGTTCATGGCTTAGTGCGACATTGGAGTAAAATCGACGACAGTTACGTGTTATCCCCTTTGATCGTCAACCTTGGCGAAGGGCAAGTGAATGGTGTTTTACTTGAAGTCGACGAGATAGCGCTTGCTGAGTTTGATCGTCGTGAACGTGGCTATCACCGAATCGAATTAAAAGCCGATCAGATAGAGAGCCAAACCGAATTCAAAGAAGATCAATCTATTTGGGTTTATGTGAAAGACGAAATTGAGGCGCCTTGTGAAAACAGCCCTATCGTTCAGACCTATGTCGATACCGTCATGGCTGGATGCTTAGAGGTGTCTGAAAGCTTTGCGGCGCACTTTGTCAAACACACACAAGGTTGGCACCACCCATTAGAAAATGACCGCCACCAGCCTAAATATGGCAACCTAGCGGGAGTGTCTGAGCACCACCACAGCGTGATTGATGGTTTGATATTGAGTGCGCGCGGCTAA
- a CDS encoding UDP-glucose--hexose-1-phosphate uridylyltransferase has translation MSKVEFNPVDHPHRRYNPLTGQWILVSPHRAKRPWSGQDEKPSTEQLPAYDKECFLCPTNTRISGDENPDYDGTYVFSNDFAALMPDSPDAPESYNPLFKTQGVRGLSRVICFSPDHSKTLPELPVNKIRGVIDTWNEQIEELGKDYLWVQAFENKGETMGCSQPHPHGQIWANSFLPNEIERKEKLLKEYFEQQGSNLLVDYVEAEMKDGSRTVVETEHWIAVVPYWAAWPFETMLLPKTHIRRMSELTDEQRDDLAIAIKKLTSRYDNLFQCSFPYSMGWHYAPFFEEGTDIDHWQLHALFYPPLLRSASVRKFMVGYEMLAESQRDLTAEQAAQRLRDLSDVHYKEQ, from the coding sequence ATGTCAAAAGTTGAATTTAACCCAGTAGACCACCCACACCGTCGTTATAACCCACTAACGGGTCAGTGGATCTTAGTCTCGCCGCATCGTGCGAAACGTCCGTGGAGTGGTCAAGATGAAAAGCCGTCCACTGAGCAACTGCCAGCGTACGACAAAGAGTGCTTCCTTTGTCCAACTAACACGCGTATCTCGGGTGATGAGAACCCAGACTACGACGGAACTTACGTGTTCAGTAACGATTTCGCGGCGTTGATGCCTGATTCGCCTGACGCTCCAGAGTCTTACAATCCTCTATTTAAGACTCAAGGTGTTCGAGGGCTGAGCCGCGTTATCTGCTTCTCGCCGGATCACAGCAAAACGTTGCCAGAGTTACCGGTCAATAAAATCCGTGGTGTGATTGATACCTGGAATGAGCAGATAGAAGAGCTAGGAAAAGATTACCTATGGGTTCAAGCGTTTGAAAATAAGGGCGAGACCATGGGTTGCTCTCAGCCTCACCCACACGGCCAAATTTGGGCGAACAGTTTTTTACCAAACGAGATTGAGCGTAAAGAGAAGCTTCTAAAAGAGTACTTCGAACAACAAGGTTCAAACCTATTAGTGGACTACGTTGAAGCTGAAATGAAAGACGGCTCTCGCACAGTGGTTGAAACCGAGCACTGGATTGCTGTCGTTCCTTATTGGGCAGCATGGCCGTTTGAAACTATGTTGCTACCTAAGACGCATATTCGCCGCATGAGCGAATTAACTGACGAGCAGCGTGATGATTTAGCGATCGCGATTAAGAAGCTAACCAGTCGCTACGACAACTTGTTCCAATGCTCATTCCCATACTCGATGGGTTGGCATTACGCACCGTTCTTTGAAGAGGGCACCGATATCGATCACTGGCAACTGCACGCTCTGTTCTACCCGCCACTACTGCGCAGTGCATCGGTTCGTAAGTTCATGGTGGGCTATGAAATGCTAGCAGAATCGCAACGTGACCTTACGGCGGAGCAAGCGGCGCAACGTCTTCGTGATTTGAGCGACGTTCACTATAAAGAGCAGTGA
- the galE gene encoding UDP-glucose 4-epimerase GalE — protein MKVLVTGGMGYIGSHTCIQMMQAGMEPIIVDNLCNSKELVLERINALTGQTPTFYLGDIRDESFLDGVIAKHDIQAVIHFAGLKAVGESVAKPLEYYDNNVNGSLVLARCMKKAGVKSIVFSSSATVYGDPEIVPITESSPTGATTNPYGRSKYMVEECLSDLFNAENDWSVTLLRYFNPVGAHPSGTMGEDPQGIPNNLMPFIAQVAVGRREKLSIFGNDYPTPDGTGVRDYIHVMDLADGHVAALKAVGEKAGLHIYNLGTGKGSSVLEMLQAFAEASGKPVPYELCPRRAGDIAECWASTEKAERELGWKATRSVMEMTADTWKWQSNNPNGY, from the coding sequence GTGAAAGTACTGGTTACAGGCGGTATGGGTTACATCGGGAGCCATACATGCATCCAAATGATGCAGGCAGGTATGGAGCCAATCATTGTAGACAACCTTTGCAATAGCAAAGAGCTAGTACTGGAGCGAATCAATGCGCTAACCGGTCAAACACCAACATTTTACTTAGGTGATATCCGTGATGAGTCGTTTTTAGATGGCGTGATTGCCAAGCATGATATCCAAGCTGTGATTCATTTTGCAGGTCTAAAAGCGGTGGGTGAATCGGTCGCTAAGCCTTTGGAATACTACGATAACAACGTTAATGGCTCATTGGTTCTTGCTCGCTGTATGAAAAAAGCGGGCGTGAAAAGTATCGTGTTTAGTTCTTCAGCGACTGTGTACGGTGACCCTGAGATTGTGCCAATCACGGAAAGCTCTCCAACAGGTGCGACGACTAATCCTTATGGCCGAAGTAAGTACATGGTTGAAGAGTGTTTGAGTGATTTATTCAACGCTGAAAATGACTGGAGCGTAACGTTACTGCGCTATTTCAACCCGGTTGGCGCACACCCGTCAGGCACTATGGGCGAAGACCCACAAGGTATTCCAAACAACTTAATGCCATTCATTGCGCAGGTTGCTGTCGGTCGTAGAGAGAAGCTTTCTATTTTTGGAAACGATTACCCAACACCGGATGGAACTGGCGTTCGTGACTACATCCACGTGATGGATTTGGCCGATGGCCATGTCGCAGCATTAAAAGCTGTGGGCGAGAAAGCGGGTTTGCACATTTACAACTTAGGTACAGGTAAGGGATCAAGTGTTCTAGAAATGCTGCAAGCTTTTGCTGAAGCATCAGGTAAACCTGTTCCTTATGAGTTATGCCCGCGCCGTGCTGGTGATATTGCTGAATGTTGGGCAAGCACGGAAAAGGCGGAGCGTGAACTTGGCTGGAAGGCGACTCGCAGCGTGATGGAGATGACGGCGGATACGTGGAAGTGGCAGTCGAATAACCCTAATGGTTACTAA
- a CDS encoding substrate-binding domain-containing protein yields the protein MATIKDVAKEAGVSVATVSRVINKSPKASASSIESVTKAMSKLGYRPNANARALVSQSTNTIGVLVGDISDPFFGTLVKSVDNVARENGKHILVGNGSHDRDEEKQAIELLINNRCDSLVIHSKGLTDEELIGYAKEVKGLVLINRYIEEIAERCIFLDNKKGAFLATEYLIRHGHKNIACIASSSSIEDANERVEGYQAALKEYGIELSESYIEHAQPTSDGGEYAMTNLLTKSLPITGIVAYNDYMAAGALSVLDENGIQAPDNMSIIGFDDGLIARYVHPKLTTIRYPIQMMAEKATRLALSLAKEGTTSAEPMMFSPTLVRRNSVEKA from the coding sequence ATGGCGACAATCAAAGATGTAGCAAAGGAAGCTGGTGTTTCTGTTGCAACCGTATCTCGAGTGATCAACAAATCCCCCAAGGCGAGTGCTAGCTCTATTGAGTCAGTAACTAAAGCGATGTCTAAGCTTGGCTACCGTCCTAACGCCAATGCTCGCGCCCTAGTAAGCCAAAGCACGAATACCATTGGTGTACTCGTGGGTGATATTTCCGATCCTTTCTTTGGCACACTAGTAAAGTCGGTCGACAACGTAGCAAGAGAAAACGGTAAACACATCTTAGTGGGCAACGGCTCTCATGATCGTGACGAAGAGAAGCAAGCCATTGAACTGCTGATCAATAACCGCTGCGATTCACTTGTGATTCACTCAAAAGGTCTAACCGATGAAGAGCTGATCGGCTACGCCAAAGAAGTGAAAGGCTTAGTGTTGATCAACCGCTATATCGAAGAGATTGCCGAACGTTGCATCTTCCTTGATAACAAGAAAGGCGCATTCCTCGCGACTGAATATTTGATTCGCCATGGCCATAAAAACATTGCCTGTATCGCCTCTTCTTCAAGCATTGAAGATGCAAATGAACGTGTTGAGGGTTACCAAGCCGCTCTGAAAGAGTACGGCATTGAGCTATCTGAAAGTTATATTGAACACGCTCAGCCAACCAGTGATGGCGGCGAGTATGCGATGACCAATCTGCTGACCAAATCCCTACCGATCACCGGTATTGTGGCCTACAACGACTACATGGCCGCTGGGGCTTTGTCTGTGCTCGACGAGAACGGCATTCAAGCACCGGATAACATGTCGATCATCGGCTTTGATGATGGCTTAATTGCCCGCTATGTTCACCCGAAACTGACGACCATTCGTTACCCTATTCAAATGATGGCTGAGAAAGCAACGCGACTCGCCTTGAGCTTGGCAAAAGAGGGAACAACTTCGGCAGAGCCTATGATGTTCTCTCCTACTTTGGTTCGCCGTAACTCGGTAGAAAAAGCCTAA
- a CDS encoding tRNA-binding protein codes for MDTISYGDFAKLEMRVGKIIEVVRHENADKLYIVQVDVGEKTLQTVTSLVPYYTEEDLMGKQVVVLCNLAKAKMRGHTSECMLLCAETDDESESVLLTPERAMPAGIRVV; via the coding sequence ATGGATACTATCTCTTATGGTGACTTTGCTAAGTTAGAAATGCGTGTGGGTAAGATCATCGAAGTTGTACGTCATGAAAATGCGGACAAGCTTTACATCGTGCAAGTCGATGTGGGTGAAAAGACGTTGCAAACAGTGACTAGCCTAGTGCCTTACTACACTGAAGAGGATCTAATGGGTAAGCAGGTCGTGGTGCTATGTAACTTAGCGAAAGCTAAAATGAGAGGCCACACTTCTGAATGCATGCTGCTATGTGCGGAAACCGATGACGAGTCTGAAAGTGTATTGCTGACACCAGAACGCGCGATGCCAGCGGGTATTCGAGTCGTTTAA